In the Besnoitia besnoiti strain Bb-Ger1 chromosome IX, whole genome shotgun sequence genome, ttcatacatacatacatacatacatgcacccatacatacatgcgtacatacatacggAACTTTACGCGTGTGCTGCACGTCGTAGCGGGATAAAGGATCCAATCGTATGGCGAGGCCAGGTATGCTAAAACAGAAGGaaacacacatatatatgcacatacgTTCAGTACCTATGAGTGTGTCCTGAgtgcacatacacatacatgaatctatctatctttctatctatatatataggtatgtGCAGGTATGCCTATTCTAATGAAGGGTTGACGCCTCGAGCAGGCAGATCCAGCGAGCTACAAAAGGCTCGACAAAGGAACCTAGAAACGCACCGGCTTGGCAATGCTGGGATCAGCTCCGTACGCACAGAGCAACTTCACCATCTTCAAATCACCCCAGAAAACAGCCTGAAAGAGCGGTGTCGGCAGCCCCAAGGCCTCAACGAAGATGTTTGGATCGGCGCCTTGCTCGAGGAGGAGTTCCGCCTGAAAATCGGCGGAACACTCCACTCAGAAGGCCATGTCCCGCCCGTATGCGCACACAGCGATCCGACTTTCTTCACCGCAAGAATCCATAGGCATCTACAGCGCAAAGCGGGCTTCGCTGTGTGACAAGACAACTCGCCAAGAGGTGGACACACGGCTATACATCCGCAATCATGTAGGCGCAGGTGCAAGCAGCAGCGTAACAAACGAAAGAGGAAAGCACCTATACCTGCAACCGCCATCGACGTGCATATCgaatagatatatatattcttATATGCATTTCAGATGTGCACCTTACAAGGCTGAGATCGCCAGTCACGACCGCGTGCATGAGCGCAGGCAAGTCCTCGGAGCCGGCGACAGTGGGGACTTCATGTGGCGGATCTGTGGCAGCCCGCGTGCGCGAAGGAGCGGCGACTGGCACGAGAGGAAAATCCGGCGCTGCTCCATATCGCAGCAGGAGCTCGACTTTTTCGTACGGGGAGACTGTCGAAGAGGCTGCGACGTTCAACGGACTGAAGCCATGCTGGtgcgaagaaaaacggaaaaaaatAAAAAAAACAAGCGACGATATCCCGAAAAAGGCAGGGGGTTGCATGCGGTATCACGCGCGACGGTCGCTCATCTCTTCCATTCTTTGATCTACTGGAAATGAAGACGCCAGCATTCGACCTCTTCGGATGTCGACGCGCCAGGCACGCCCACTTTCTCGGCCGACGGAAGACTCGCAGTGCCCCCGGAtgagacgcagacgaaccGCTGAAGCGACAGATTAGAATCGTGAAGGctcgcgaggctgcggggCTCCAGCACGCCAGTCGCGAGAAACACTCGACAGAGACGCTGCGCTTCTCAGGAGGCCATGCGACAGAGATACAGGCTGCCCGCGGTGATGCAGAAAACGAGGCAGCTgggaagagacgcagaaaaaacaacGCACAAGGCGACACTCAACAGATGTGCACACGCGTACCACGACTGTGTTGGGattcgcgcctctgcgcaggagTCTCTGGACGGTATCCACGCTGGCtgtggctgcggccgcgacgagaAACAAACCTACAGGGTAGAGAATCACAGATCCAGGCATCCCCCGAAACGGCCTCAAGTGAAAAGAGGCCTCGAAATCCCGACTCCTGCGGCTGGGCTCCCTGGCCTGTCGGTGCCCTCTCCTTCCGCTGCATTCGTGGCGTTCATTCCCGTCCTCACTCCAAAAGTTTCTACatctcttctcgccgtcctcgtccgCCGTACACAGAAGCATGCATATGCTTccgtatatgtatatagacaCACCGCTGTCTGCACATACCAAGATCggcaaatatatatatatatatatatatatatatagatatagatatagatatagatatagatatagatatagatatagatatagatatagatatagatatatatgaaGCCTTTGTTCGCTGGTACCGCCGCCCCGTTCTGCAcgcgcgcttcgtctcttcGCGCCCACGTTTTTGACGTTGGGGAGtggggcgacgaggcccaTGCCACCCTCAAGAAAACGAAGTCCCCGAAGCCTCTGGCTGCCCGAAGAGATAGAGGATCTCTCAACTCCAAGGAGCCTCTAAGACCTGACTGGCCTCTTGGTTTTTTAGCCCCGTGACAACTGCAagtcgcttcttctcgagACACACGAGAGCATCCGAGacagccccccccctctgcaCACACCACACCTGCGTGGatcttcttccctcttccCGAACAAAAACGCTTCTGTCTCGCGTGTAGTTCGTCTGACCGTGCTTACTTGGCCTCCTGATGCAGTCTAGCATGACGTCTATGCACCGAGCGTCGCCCTCCAGGAGAATCGCGTCCCCGAGCCTCAAGGCACTTTGTCGCGTGAGAGCTCGCAGAACCCGTTTTCCTTCTTGACTCtccctcgcaggcggcgttctcttcttcccgtACCACGACAGCGTTTTCCCTCCCAGCAGCCTCCAAGCGGAGGCCGCTCGCAGGTCGTCCTTCGGCGCGGTCTTCGCGGTACTCCCGGCGGCCTCTGGATGgacggagacagccgcgcccctcgcgggcggcgcaggcagatACAGGTACGTGTACTGGCTCGCGAGCTGCGACGGAggccccgcgggcggcgccaccGCGCCGTCGGAGAGCGTGAGGGAAGACTCTGACTGGCGCACGCAGGCCGGCTgtcgagaggcaggcgccgaggcaggTGAAGGGAGAAGCAGTTTGTCCGCGGTGTGGGAGAAGCATTTCGAGGAGTCTCCGACGATCTCCGGCGCAAAGAGAGCCGCGACGGACGGCCCGTGGCAGCCGGGGACGCCACACGGCCAGATCTGCTCAGGCGTGCAGGCCTGGCATCGAAGAAAAGCCGCCAGAAGCGCTGGGTCGCGACGCCGCACGACGTCGTTCATCACCACGAGGCAGTCGGAATCTCCGCCAAACAACAAGCCGCTTTGCTGAAGGGAACGCAACAACCGCAGCGTGCCGTCCACGCATGGCTCTTCACCAAGAGATACAGACTACTTTCCATCTGTGGGGTTGGAAGCAGTGCTGGGGAGTGGTGACTCTCTGAGAGGCAGCAACTACTGTGTCACTGCTAGAGGTGAGGCTtaggcggcggcagaacgCAAACCAGAGAATTCGCCGCGCGGTTTACAGCAACCTGCAATGCCATAGTCGCTCGGGCTGCAGGGGTGCGGGAAATCTGTGATCCACGAGAACGGTGCATCTCTATACACGCGGGAAGTGGAGCCGCCTCACGACGACACATTGCAGCGCTAAACTTCGACCCGGGAACATGCAGAAGCAAGCATTTCCAATTCGCTCTCACCGTTGCTTGTGGTGTCTCGtgaagcagcgcggcgactgCCCCCGGCTTGTTCTCTTGAACTGCTTTCCGCAGCGCAGTCGCGAAAATTCTGGACACCTTCTCGCTCCGTCTGCCGCTAGTGCGAAGAATGTCCAGCTCGCCATCGCCGACTCTCTGCCGGGGCGGGGGGATCCCTGTTGGCTTTTTCTCCTTGAGAGGCAGAAGTGAAACGAGGCCCCggcccgcagaggccgcgggcgcctcctcgccggcagGAACTTTCCCACCTGCAGACTGAGCATTTTTGCTGACACGTCCGCACGCAGTGACCGAGCTGCATGGGTTGTGGCGGCCGTTATACCGTTTCGAGGCGGCAACGCGCCGAAGCGAAGACAcacccgcctgcgcctgtccttcttccgcgaggcaagcggcctcgcctcgctcaaAGGCACTGGAGGAGAACGAATGTGTGCTGTGCTCAGCTCCCATCCTCGAAACAAAAAAGCCAGCAGCAGAGCGCTTTGAAGAGAAACAGAGATTCGCGGCCGAAACGCAAGCTGCGAGGAAGGGACCCAGAGGAGAGGCACTGGCaacgaagagagcggcgcgcaggccagACAAGGCAACGAACGCGACGAGAAAAGAGGCAAACCGTCAAGGTCTCTGGACGAGAAGCAAAGCAGAAACAAGCGAATCCGGCGCGGGGTCGCCGGCAGTTGAAGAAACCGGATAAGATTTTGTAGACACGGGCAGCAAGACGGGAGAGAGCCCAGGGCCAGTAGAGACAGAGTTGGGCAGTGAGGCACCCGGGATCGATCGAGTGCGAGACATAAGATTGGAAAACAGACAAAAGACGAATGAGAGCTGCAGTTCCTCCTGCATGTACTTCTCTGTGCCCTCTTGCCCTGCGGAGCTTAGAGGCGCTCCCGAACCCGCGACAGGCAACTCCTCCGAGGGCGCTCACGCGGAAGCCACGCCTTTTTTGTGACACGTCTAGTCACAACTGTGTTTCACTTCATTCGTATCTCGTTCTCCTCTTTgactcctctctctcctggaGCACACGCCACCCGGGAAGAGAGgatgaggaggacgaagggAGGAAAAGGGCGGATGACGCACTGCGGCAGCGCTGCAGGGAGCGCGCCCGGCAGTTCTGGAGCCGTTCGGAAAGTGCTGGAGGAGCTTTCCAGAAAATCAAGCTTGAGAAGAGTCTGGCGTGTGCACACCCCACCTGCGCGCTGACTTCGCGCGATTTCTGGGCCTTTGGCGGGTCCTGGCTAGCTTGACAGCCCTCAATACTGCTCCGCGGGCAGACGTGCCGAGAAAGAAGGGCGCAACGGGCGAACTCTagcacgacgacgccgaaggcctggcgcagcaggcacAAGAAGGGCTGAAACGAAACAATTACTTATCGTACCGCAAATACCCGGAGTAAATCCGATGGAGGCAGACAAGAAACGGAAGGATCCcggcagacgcctgccgccgctaCAGTTGCGCCAGGCGTCGTGAACACAAAGGGTTCAATGCTCGCTTTGGCGAGAAGCACTGAAGCTGGGTGGGTGAGGCGCGTTGCTTTGCCGTGCTCCCACGTTCCCACGAGTTCCGGATTCCGGCAttcctcgcgggcgcagcagcgtaCCGATTTCCCAGACCGTGTTCCCGCGGGAAAAGAAACGGAcacggagaagcagaagcacAGTTATTTCGAGGAGAGATGCCTCTGACAACAGGGAACCGCTTCATGAACTGCATTCGATTCACTGAAGCACGGAAGAAAAGCCAGCCACGCCGCGATAGCTTCAACAGAAAAAAACCGCCCATGCAGGGACAGGCAATGCAGACTCCTGCGTGCCCTAAACCGTCCTATGAAAGCAAACCCCCTCCCTCAACGGGCATTCAATTCGTTCGCTTCAAGAAGTCCTGCGGGAAACTCTGAGGAGCCGCTGCAcagcccccctccctccgtcACACTGAACCCGGAGGCAGGGTGCGATGTGTAGCTTCTCTGCGGTTCCTGCCGCTCGGTTCCTGCGTTTTTTGCAGTATTCGCCTTTGAAGCGACGACTCTCGTCACAAGTGTCCTCCGAAAAATATGCGGCAAGCAGTTCGAGGCAACGCCGACATGCGGGAACGGGTCTGGCAAGCACGCTGGGACGATGCTAGCTCGCGGAAAAAGTCCGAACATGCAGGGAAACTCGTTCCGACGCACCGGGACAGCTAGGTGCCTACGAAGCGGGGAAAGACGGAATGCCGAACGGTTCGGAGGCGCAAAGACAAATGGTTTCGGTCCAGAGTTCGCAGAAAAATCACATTACCCACTCTTTCCCGGCGTAGCTAACCAGCTTGTATCGACCCGCATTCAGAATGATCGACACGCGAGCACTTTCGCACTGGAAGGGCATCTAATAAAGCCCCCGAACTCAACTTCTCTTCTTGAATGCGTAAGACACGCTGGTGGGAAGTGAGCAGAAAAAAGTAAGCTGTTTCCCACGCTGAGCGACCAAGACGAAACTCACGGGGATTGGAAAAGCAGCGTcttgctcgcgcgcgagtgaCGCGGCGAatgcacgcgaggcgcgaaaaCTCAAGGCAGTGTAGAGTGTCAGACTTTTTCCTTACAAATTCACGCGGACCTCGCCCGAGCCTGAACCTCTGGCAAACTGGCACGTTTTGTTTCGCCCCCGAGATTCTATGCCCGAATCCTTGTGCGGCAAAAGGAACTTTTTGAGTCGGAGAGGCAGCAAGGAAGCCATAGAGCCTGCCAAAGCGCCTGCCTGGCGTTCTAGAGGGCGTACGTGTGACGAGTCCGCGCGTGCTCAATGAAAAGCCAAAGGCGCAAGACTACAGCAAGAGGACGGTCATGAGACTGAGTCCCTGCCTTGTCATACCAGAGATGTAGCGTTTGGTGCACATGGAGCCTGGATTCTGCTTCTTTTTTGCACGGGTCACCCTGTAGCGTTAAGCGAGGGGGGGTTCAGCCGCGCAGAACGGCGGAAGTCTGGGCTCATGTCTTCAGCCTGAACACGTTCTAGGGTACAAGGGTAGTCTCTCTTGCTTCAGGAGGAGGTTAATTTACAAATGCATTCTAGTCGTCGTTCGCGGAGTGTCTGCGGTCCAGGGATTTCGTGTGTCTTAACTGGCTTTACATGGAGCCTGAACTGCAGGCTGTTCTCCACGGCAGGCTTTCCTAACTCTGGTTTTTCGTCTAAAACGTTCCTCAGATGCGTGCAGATTTGCCGCCCCCGCGTGCCACCTTCAGAAAATGGAAATATTCAGACTGAATGCCATGACACACGATGTGGGCGGCTGTAGCTAGCTGCCACGTGGTGCGCCAGCGCGGGTTCGATAGTCAAGAGTGCTAGGAACCCTGGCTGCGCTGTCTTCTGTGACAAGACATTCGCCGCTTCACCGGAAAACAGGCAACACGGATGCACGTGTTGATTCGGGAAATCTCAGTAGAGAAGTGTCACGAAGTCAAAACGTGAGCGGGGGACGGCGGTTGTTGCTCAATGCAACGACGCGATTAATGTCGTCTCTTCCTCTCACGTCTCACTGCAGAATTGATTAACAACGTACATGCAAGACACTGACGTCATCCTCGGGCGCAACAGGCTTTTCCCGCTTTTTTTCGGAAActctcctcgcttcctcaTTTTTTTTCGGCACTAAAAGTTCAGAAGTCCTTGGCTTGCAGTGTGGCGCGTTTACCGTCAGCAGCGGTTGCTCACCAAGCGTAGTTGTTGTCTGCTGCCTTCTCGTTCCCTCGCGTTTTCTGTTTCATTCCGCACGCTACT is a window encoding:
- a CDS encoding ankyrin repeat-containing protein (encoded by transcript BESB_014690) — translated: MGAEHSTHSFSSSAFERGEAACLAEEGQAQAGVSSLRRVAASKRYNGRHNPCSSVTACGRVSKNAQSAGGKVPAGEEAPAASAGRGLVSLLPLKEKKPTGIPPPRQRVGDGELDILRTSGRRSEKVSRIFATALRKAVQENKPGAVAALLHETPQATQSGLLFGGDSDCLVVMNDVVRRRDPALLAAFLRCQACTPEQIWPCGVPGCHGPSVAALFAPEIVGDSSKCFSHTADKLLLPSPASAPASRQPACVRQSESSLTLSDGAVAPPAGPPSQLASQYTYLYLPAPPARGAAVSVHPEAAGSTAKTAPKDDLRAASAWRLLGGKTLSWYGKKRTPPARESQEGKRVLRALTRQSALRLGDAILLEGDARCIDVMLDCIRRPSLFLVAAAATASVDTVQRLLRRGANPNTVVHGFSPLNVAASSTVSPYEKVELLLRYGAAPDFPLVPVAAPSRTRAATDPPHEVPTVAGSEDLPALMHAVVTGDLSLAELLLEQGADPNIFVEALGLPTPLFQAVFWGDLKMVKLLCAYGADPSIAKPSGESVLQTASRALQFSLLRKPRHIAKLPLPRSSPALCRQIRRILEDSYAERSAAARTAVASGRAAATAAAPEARTARRTQLGFRMAWESRVFAEETCRGSGQRDSKEKKGAGERETGKHETAADAEDAETVTGTPTSSCRSLEKSLKEDEKSRVGKASPPATGRSQGAARKPSEGCQVSRRVDKDGKSALGKAAAPSKVPIGGRGLSLAFSLKDDGSYTVEKVDEMWERAGYKS